In the Solibacillus sp. FSL K6-1523 genome, one interval contains:
- a CDS encoding dihydrofolate reductase family protein, with protein MNNQRKLMLFIATSLDGYIATKNDTLEWLFKVEGEGDNGYSAFYDTVDTVLMGKRTYDWIKENMSDGFPYLDKQCYVFSRSAQGENEEVTFIQDDILNFTNKLKEQDGKNIWLVGGGELLHSFIKEKVVDEFIITVAPTIIGNGIPLFKEHEFNLELSLKGIQQFNQFVELHYEVKK; from the coding sequence ATGAATAATCAAAGAAAATTAATGCTATTTATCGCCACAAGCTTAGATGGCTATATTGCAACAAAAAACGATACTTTAGAGTGGCTATTTAAAGTGGAGGGTGAAGGTGACAACGGATATTCCGCATTTTATGATACCGTGGATACCGTTTTGATGGGAAAAAGAACTTACGATTGGATTAAGGAAAATATGTCCGACGGTTTCCCCTATTTAGATAAGCAGTGTTACGTGTTTTCAAGATCAGCTCAAGGTGAGAATGAAGAAGTCACGTTTATCCAAGATGACATCCTGAACTTTACGAATAAATTAAAAGAACAAGACGGCAAAAATATTTGGTTAGTAGGCGGTGGCGAGTTATTACATTCCTTCATAAAGGAAAAAGTAGTTGATGAATTCATCATTACCGTTGCTCCTACAATCATTGGTAATGGGATTCCGTTATTCAAAGAACATGAATTTAATTTGGAGCTTTCTCTTAAAGGAATTCAACAGTTTAATCAATTTGTCGAACTCCATTATGAAGTAAAAAAATAA
- a CDS encoding IS3 family transposase (programmed frameshift), with amino-acid sequence MGRRVSYPAEVKIKAIEMRLAGIPVKEILEELKIKNKSQLMIWMRWYKAGETQRLHQPVGKQYSYGKGPEYDSEEARLQAENLYLKQQIEVLKKYGRIGEEVVGLVFVDLVERLKGFMSIQSICVHMGVARASYYRWRKNTGNTSKKAERDQAIGEACATHKYRYGYRKIAALFSGISEKTIQKVMQKYNWSCRVKVKKRKRTGQPSKVADNTLNRDFNATAPLQKLVTDITYLPFGQSMLYLSSIMDLYNGEIIAYTIGSTQDTEFVLETLDQLKQLPKGVILHSDQGSVYTSYDYQKEVKEKGITMSMSRKGTPADNSPIETFHSSLKSETFYLDDIHSTTNACVIRIVEEYINYYNNTRIQTKLNNLSPVKYRQQVA; translated from the exons ATGGGAAGAAGAGTAAGTTATCCAGCTGAAGTTAAAATTAAAGCAATTGAAATGAGATTAGCAGGTATTCCAGTTAAGGAAATACTAGAGGAATTAAAAATTAAGAATAAATCACAATTAATGATTTGGATGCGATGGTATAAAGCAGGAGAAACTCAGCGATTGCATCAACCGGTAGGAAAGCAATATTCCTACGGAAAAGGGCCAGAATATGACTCTGAGGAAGCTCGTTTACAAGCTGAAAATCTTTATCTTAAACAACAAATCGAAGTTTTAAAAAAGTATG GTAGAATTGGAGAGGAAGTGGTTGGGCTAGTATTCGTAGATTTAGTGGAAAGATTGAAAGGATTTATGTCAATTCAATCGATTTGTGTGCATATGGGTGTAGCACGTGCGTCCTATTATCGTTGGCGAAAGAATACCGGGAATACTTCTAAAAAAGCCGAGCGAGATCAGGCGATTGGTGAAGCTTGTGCAACCCATAAATATCGTTATGGTTATCGGAAAATAGCAGCCTTATTCTCTGGAATCAGTGAAAAGACTATCCAAAAAGTGATGCAGAAATATAATTGGTCATGTCGGGTAAAAGTGAAAAAGCGTAAACGGACTGGTCAACCATCTAAAGTAGCTGATAACACGTTAAACCGTGACTTTAACGCAACAGCTCCTTTACAAAAGCTCGTAACCGATATTACTTACTTGCCTTTTGGACAGTCGATGTTATATCTTTCAAGCATTATGGATTTGTATAATGGGGAAATCATCGCGTATACAATTGGTTCAACACAAGATACAGAGTTTGTCTTAGAAACGCTTGACCAGCTTAAACAATTGCCAAAAGGCGTCATCTTGCATAGTGATCAAGGTTCTGTATATACGTCTTACGATTATCAAAAAGAAGTGAAAGAAAAAGGAATTACCATGAGTATGTCTCGTAAAGGCACACCAGCGGATAATTCCCCAATCGAAACGTTTCACTCCTCGCTAAAGTCAGAAACGTTTTATCTTGACGACATACACAGCACGACTAATGCATGTGTAATTCGTATCGTCGAAGAATATATAAATTATTATAATAATACCCGTATCCAAACGAAACTAAACAACCTGTCACCGGTAAAATACCGACAACAGGTTGCTTAA
- a CDS encoding 5' nucleotidase, NT5C type has protein sequence MKFGFDIDDTLIHLRGHAFELYNKEFDQNFGMDVFQGIPTVEIHAPFGLTNEEGHAMWQRSMEAIYFTSCPVYEGALETLQTLVAEGHEVYYITSRPKQFCGRTKEWMIAQGFPVTEGHFFCGMEDDEKIATIKALELDYYVDDKPAVLDTLSSISTKVIVKDQSYNQHVTYPRLIDWKNFGELR, from the coding sequence ATGAAATTTGGTTTTGATATAGATGATACATTAATTCATTTGCGCGGCCATGCATTTGAACTTTACAACAAGGAATTTGATCAAAATTTTGGAATGGATGTCTTTCAAGGCATTCCAACAGTAGAAATTCATGCCCCTTTCGGATTAACAAATGAAGAAGGGCACGCGATGTGGCAGCGTTCTATGGAAGCCATTTATTTCACTAGTTGTCCCGTGTATGAAGGGGCACTTGAAACTTTACAAACACTCGTTGCAGAAGGACATGAAGTGTATTACATTACGTCACGCCCAAAGCAATTTTGCGGACGTACGAAAGAATGGATGATCGCACAAGGCTTTCCTGTTACTGAAGGACATTTCTTCTGTGGCATGGAAGACGACGAAAAAATTGCCACGATTAAGGCACTCGAACTTGATTACTACGTAGATGATAAACCTGCTGTTCTGGATACGCTTTCTTCTATTTCAACAAAGGTCATCGTTAAGGATCAATCTTATAACCAACATGTGACATATCCACGATTAATAGATTGGAAGAACTTTGGAGAGTTACGTTGA
- a CDS encoding FAD-dependent monooxygenase produces MHKEVDICIVGAGPGGALLSLLLVKKSFSVLLVERTNSLAKAFRGEHLNETGEAILKKHGLFDQVEKLGLLRMETLEYCHNGQTVKTIKADPAVGHLGIHVPQVHLLQAITEEAVQYPNFHLFLNTTVKSLVQDENGHYTQVIALHNGEELTIDAALIVGADGRHSTIRKKAGLDTQIYSHGYDLLWARIPTPANWTPAIKMALVDGMQISLFTQAKGYVQIGWNIEKGSYPQLRKQPFAPFVDKLMQAFPELTNSVHSHIKSWQDFVLLDVFSSTSENWGKDGVILIGDAVHTMTPTGAFGLNAAMEDADVFANLLDPNTILQSNFKECATMRKQQTAKLREMQVEKEQSFAQNFIVMD; encoded by the coding sequence GTGCATAAAGAAGTTGATATTTGCATCGTCGGAGCAGGTCCAGGTGGCGCACTCCTCAGCTTATTGCTTGTAAAAAAAAGCTTTTCTGTACTGTTAGTGGAACGCACAAACTCTTTAGCAAAGGCATTCCGCGGCGAGCATTTAAATGAAACGGGAGAAGCTATTTTGAAAAAACATGGCCTTTTTGACCAAGTAGAAAAGCTTGGTCTGTTGCGCATGGAAACGCTCGAATATTGTCATAACGGACAGACAGTAAAAACAATTAAAGCAGACCCAGCTGTTGGGCATCTCGGCATTCATGTGCCACAAGTCCATTTGCTGCAAGCTATTACAGAGGAAGCGGTACAATACCCGAATTTTCACTTATTCCTCAATACGACGGTCAAAAGTTTAGTACAAGATGAAAACGGGCATTACACGCAAGTAATAGCTTTGCATAACGGGGAAGAGCTCACGATTGACGCAGCGCTCATAGTAGGCGCAGATGGACGACATTCAACGATTCGAAAAAAAGCTGGGCTTGATACGCAAATTTATAGTCACGGCTATGATTTACTGTGGGCACGCATTCCAACACCAGCTAACTGGACGCCAGCAATTAAAATGGCACTTGTTGATGGTATGCAAATTTCATTGTTCACACAGGCAAAAGGCTATGTCCAAATTGGCTGGAATATTGAAAAAGGTAGTTACCCGCAGCTAAGAAAACAACCATTCGCACCATTTGTTGATAAGCTCATGCAAGCATTTCCAGAACTAACAAATAGTGTCCATAGCCATATAAAGTCATGGCAGGATTTTGTATTGCTCGATGTATTTAGCTCGACAAGCGAAAACTGGGGAAAAGATGGGGTTATACTGATTGGAGACGCGGTGCATACAATGACACCAACAGGAGCATTTGGTCTCAATGCTGCAATGGAAGATGCGGACGTGTTCGCGAATTTACTTGATCCGAACACCATTTTGCAATCCAACTTTAAAGAATGTGCAACAATGAGAAAACAACAAACGGCTAAATTACGCGAAATGCAAGTTGAAAAAGAACAAAGCTTCGCGCAAAATTTTATCGTCATGGATTAG
- the ribD gene encoding bifunctional diaminohydroxyphosphoribosylaminopyrimidine deaminase/5-amino-6-(5-phosphoribosylamino)uracil reductase RibD, producing MQNDQTYMQLALDLAASARGNTNPNPLVGAVIVKDGVIVGTGLHRKSGEPHAEVHAFRMAGEHAKGATLYVTLEPCSHYGKTPPCANLVKESGVVRVFVAMKDPNPSVAGRGIQLLRDAGIVVEVGLLEEQALRLNERFIHNMLTSRPFVVSKFAMTLDGKIATANGHSKWITGEAARKHVHELRHEMDAILVGVGTVLADNPMLTTRLDDRNSKNPVRIILDSTLQTPLTSHVANTADAKTIIVTSQEAPNEKAQSLIAQGVEIVHVGKNERGLNLEDMLAQLYARGITDILVEGGGAVNASFLRAGLIDKFIVYIAPKVLGGEHSINPFRGDVVSSMDAAMQLDFTTMQKIGDDLCVIAYPQKSDKRA from the coding sequence ATGCAAAACGATCAAACATATATGCAACTAGCATTAGATTTAGCAGCAAGTGCACGTGGCAATACAAATCCGAATCCACTTGTCGGCGCAGTCATTGTAAAAGATGGTGTGATTGTCGGCACGGGTTTACATAGGAAGTCAGGTGAACCCCATGCGGAAGTACATGCTTTTCGTATGGCAGGTGAGCATGCAAAAGGTGCAACCCTTTATGTGACGCTCGAACCTTGCTCGCATTATGGCAAAACACCACCTTGTGCAAATTTAGTGAAAGAATCAGGTGTCGTACGTGTTTTCGTAGCAATGAAAGATCCGAATCCATCCGTTGCAGGACGCGGTATTCAATTACTACGTGATGCTGGTATTGTAGTGGAAGTAGGCTTGTTGGAAGAGCAAGCACTGCGTTTAAATGAACGTTTTATTCATAATATGCTAACAAGTCGTCCCTTTGTTGTGTCGAAATTTGCGATGACGCTTGATGGTAAAATTGCGACGGCAAACGGACATTCTAAATGGATTACAGGAGAAGCAGCGCGTAAACATGTGCATGAACTACGCCATGAGATGGATGCGATTTTAGTAGGAGTTGGAACGGTGCTCGCGGATAATCCGATGCTTACAACACGTCTAGATGACCGGAACAGTAAAAATCCCGTACGTATTATTTTAGATTCGACTTTGCAGACACCGCTTACAAGCCATGTAGCAAATACAGCTGACGCGAAAACAATTATCGTTACGTCACAAGAAGCACCAAATGAAAAGGCACAAAGCTTAATTGCACAAGGCGTGGAAATTGTACACGTTGGGAAAAATGAGCGTGGTTTAAATTTAGAAGACATGCTAGCGCAGCTTTATGCGCGCGGTATTACTGACATTTTAGTGGAGGGTGGTGGAGCAGTAAATGCCTCATTCCTTCGTGCAGGCTTGATTGATAAATTCATCGTTTACATTGCACCAAAAGTGTTAGGTGGCGAGCATTCAATTAATCCGTTCCGTGGTGATGTTGTGTCCTCGATGGATGCGGCTATGCAGCTTGATTTTACAACGATGCAAAAGATTGGTGACGATCTTTGTGTCATAGCTTATCCTCAAAAGAGTGATAAACGTGCATAA
- a CDS encoding GTP cyclohydrolase II — MKNILSILLEKTNLVAYNDFQNIAIVGPVKLPVKQCDVEATFNWYTWLPVDKEHSKEEVITSLNEMNLAFGQQSSVLVYGDFANSDNALIRMHSICHTGDIFGSQRCDCGYQLHESMKMIVEHGCGAIFYLADHEGRGIGLFSKTFAYLLQEEGFDTVEANHALGFEDDTRSYEDAIKVLGSMRTKPVTLITNNPKKLDALQAHGLLTDGHVPLWGGVTDTNRHYLQTKVEKSGHIQQKITR; from the coding sequence ATGAAAAATATACTTTCGATTTTACTAGAGAAAACAAACCTCGTCGCGTATAACGACTTTCAAAATATTGCAATTGTTGGTCCAGTAAAATTACCAGTGAAGCAATGCGACGTAGAAGCAACATTTAACTGGTATACTTGGCTACCGGTAGATAAAGAACATTCAAAAGAAGAAGTCATTACATCTTTAAATGAAATGAATCTCGCATTTGGTCAACAGTCTTCTGTTTTAGTATATGGTGATTTTGCAAATTCCGACAATGCACTTATCCGTATGCATAGCATTTGTCATACAGGCGATATTTTTGGCTCGCAACGTTGTGATTGTGGCTACCAGTTACATGAATCGATGAAAATGATTGTCGAGCATGGCTGTGGGGCTATTTTCTATTTAGCCGATCATGAAGGACGTGGTATTGGGCTATTTTCGAAAACTTTCGCGTACTTATTACAAGAAGAAGGCTTTGATACTGTCGAAGCGAACCATGCACTCGGCTTTGAAGATGATACACGTTCGTATGAAGATGCGATAAAAGTACTCGGCTCAATGCGAACAAAACCTGTGACGCTCATTACAAACAACCCGAAAAAACTTGATGCCTTACAAGCACACGGGCTACTGACAGACGGGCATGTACCTTTATGGGGTGGCGTAACAGATACGAACCGTCATTATTTACAAACAAAGGTAGAAAAATCAGGTCATATTCAACAAAAAATAACGAGATAA
- a CDS encoding GNAT family N-acetyltransferase yields the protein MIEIRKAMTGDAEEIISVMSDAEQSGFMLFAPGERKMTPEGLGKFIDLINSHTKSGIFIASEGDRILGYMIVQNEKSRRVAHRAYIVIGVHSDSRGKGVGKALFTSVLSWAKQVELHRLELTVIATNEIAVHLYKNMGFEIEGVKKDSLFIDGQYVDEYYMARLL from the coding sequence ATGATTGAAATTCGAAAAGCAATGACTGGAGATGCTGAAGAGATTATAAGTGTGATGAGTGATGCAGAACAATCTGGTTTTATGCTGTTTGCACCTGGGGAAAGAAAGATGACGCCTGAAGGTTTGGGCAAGTTTATCGATTTAATCAATAGTCATACAAAATCAGGTATATTCATTGCATCTGAAGGTGACCGTATATTAGGCTATATGATTGTTCAAAATGAAAAGTCAAGGCGCGTTGCACATCGAGCATATATTGTCATTGGCGTACATAGTGATAGTCGAGGAAAAGGCGTCGGAAAGGCTCTTTTCACTTCAGTCCTTTCATGGGCAAAACAAGTGGAGCTTCACCGACTAGAGTTAACTGTTATTGCGACAAATGAAATAGCTGTTCACTTATATAAAAACATGGGCTTTGAAATAGAGGGCGTTAAGAAGGATTCCCTATTCATTGATGGGCAATACGTAGATGAATACTATATGGCTAGATTGTTATAA
- a CDS encoding Msr family ABC-F type ribosomal protection protein yields the protein MEKVCFELENIGITYLDKEVLKIGQLAVHQFDRIGIVGKNGAGKSTLLKLLVGVIQPTNGKVKRHVESGYFEQVEGPTDAEANATLLGKLGIPQKDAQFSGGEQTRLKVAQLFTHYYEALLIDEPTTHLDQEGISFLLDELRYYYGALVLISHDRAILDELVTSIWEVSDGEVHVYAGNYNDYVTQKQLEREQQIQAHEQFVKEKSRLERAAREKMKKAEKIAQASNMSKKEANALPNRMIETKSKGTSQKAIHRAAKAIEKRMEKLYEVEAVQEERHIVFRLSKALELHNKFPIMADQFTLQIKDKVLLDEVSFQFPLGKKIAITGANGAGKSTLLQHIATCGTGLTLSPKAKIGYFRQMSYQFTSDETILQFLKNRSKYGDGTLRNVLSAMQFVGTDILKNVQFISGGEAIRLQLCLLFLGEYNILLLDEPNNFLDIYAIEALERFIVAYEGTIVFVSHDQTFINHVADLQYTIHAKKLNQL from the coding sequence ATGGAAAAAGTTTGTTTTGAATTAGAGAATATTGGAATTACTTACTTGGATAAAGAAGTTTTGAAGATTGGACAATTAGCTGTCCATCAATTTGACCGTATCGGGATAGTAGGGAAAAATGGAGCTGGGAAAAGCACATTATTGAAGTTGCTCGTTGGGGTAATTCAACCTACGAATGGGAAAGTAAAGCGTCATGTGGAAAGCGGCTATTTTGAGCAAGTGGAAGGTCCCACTGATGCTGAAGCTAATGCAACGTTGCTCGGAAAATTGGGCATACCACAAAAAGATGCGCAGTTTAGTGGTGGGGAACAAACGAGGCTGAAGGTTGCTCAACTGTTTACGCATTATTACGAAGCGCTATTAATCGATGAGCCGACAACCCATTTGGATCAAGAAGGAATTTCGTTTTTACTTGATGAATTACGTTATTATTATGGAGCACTTGTGCTAATTAGTCATGATCGTGCTATTTTAGATGAACTTGTCACATCTATTTGGGAAGTAAGTGACGGCGAGGTACATGTTTATGCAGGTAACTATAATGATTACGTAACCCAAAAACAGTTAGAACGTGAACAACAAATCCAAGCGCATGAACAATTCGTAAAAGAAAAAAGTCGCCTTGAACGTGCAGCACGAGAAAAAATGAAAAAAGCTGAGAAAATCGCACAAGCATCAAACATGTCAAAAAAAGAAGCAAATGCATTGCCGAATAGAATGATTGAAACAAAATCGAAAGGTACGAGTCAAAAAGCAATCCATCGCGCAGCAAAAGCGATTGAAAAACGAATGGAAAAACTCTATGAAGTCGAAGCTGTACAAGAGGAAAGGCATATCGTATTCCGACTGTCAAAAGCATTGGAGTTGCATAATAAGTTTCCTATTATGGCAGACCAATTCACACTTCAAATTAAGGATAAAGTGCTATTGGATGAAGTAAGCTTTCAATTTCCGCTTGGTAAAAAAATAGCTATTACAGGTGCAAATGGGGCTGGCAAAAGTACATTACTTCAACATATTGCAACTTGTGGTACGGGTTTAACTCTATCACCAAAAGCAAAGATTGGTTACTTCCGTCAAATGAGCTATCAATTTACAAGTGACGAAACCATATTGCAATTCCTGAAAAATCGTTCAAAATACGGTGATGGCACTTTAAGAAATGTTTTAAGTGCTATGCAATTTGTCGGGACAGATATACTTAAAAATGTTCAATTTATAAGTGGTGGAGAAGCAATTCGCCTGCAACTTTGTCTGCTCTTTTTAGGGGAATATAACATTTTATTGTTAGACGAACCAAACAACTTCTTAGATATTTATGCGATTGAAGCATTAGAAAGATTTATCGTTGCATATGAGGGGACAATTGTGTTTGTATCTCATGACCAAACATTTATAAATCATGTAGCTGATCTACAGTACACGATTCACGCTAAAAAATTGAATCAATTATAA
- a CDS encoding ABC transporter ATP-binding protein: MLTIQALHKQFQQQDVLQGIDLHVQDGEIVALLGPSGSGKSTLLQCVGGILPPSSGQIFIDDTLINGESGHISYMPQHHCLLPWRTVLQNVLLAQELSGTVNKEEATEWIERIGLGDYLHAYPHEISGGMKQRISFLRALLSPQSLLCLDEPFSALDEITRHKMHVWLLEMWENRQKSILFITHQIDEALFLANRIYVLSDRPAKIKAEIQVPFPKKRTKELLETEEFFQARTQLLNLLME; the protein is encoded by the coding sequence ATGCTAACCATTCAAGCACTTCATAAGCAATTTCAGCAGCAAGACGTTTTACAAGGTATTGATTTACATGTGCAAGACGGGGAAATTGTTGCATTGCTCGGTCCTTCTGGTAGTGGGAAAAGTACATTATTGCAATGTGTTGGTGGAATATTGCCACCATCATCCGGTCAAATTTTCATTGACGACACGTTAATTAATGGGGAAAGCGGACATATTAGCTATATGCCACAGCATCACTGCTTACTACCTTGGCGCACGGTGTTACAAAATGTATTGCTTGCCCAAGAATTATCAGGAACGGTTAATAAAGAAGAGGCAACGGAATGGATTGAGCGGATTGGATTAGGGGATTACCTCCATGCCTACCCACACGAAATTTCAGGGGGCATGAAGCAGCGCATTTCTTTTTTACGTGCTTTACTAAGTCCACAAAGCTTGCTCTGTCTAGACGAACCGTTTTCAGCATTGGATGAAATTACGCGTCATAAAATGCATGTTTGGCTATTAGAAATGTGGGAAAATCGCCAAAAGTCGATTTTATTTATTACACATCAAATTGATGAAGCACTGTTCCTGGCAAACCGCATTTATGTGCTTTCGGATCGTCCGGCGAAGATTAAAGCAGAAATCCAAGTTCCGTTTCCAAAAAAACGCACGAAAGAACTGTTAGAAACTGAGGAATTTTTCCAAGCACGGACACAGTTGTTGAATTTATTGATGGAGTAA
- a CDS encoding ABC transporter permease, protein MDFLKKYSVTVGFLISLLLIVEIAVRLLDLPTWLFPAPSIVIIELFQTSGELLPHVMATVKLTFIGLIAGSVLGFIVGILLHLLPIVHKIGYPLILISQNIPTLVLAPLLIIWFGFGLMPKVVIIGLVCFFPIAIALLDGLRQTTPELRQYFQMAGATKWQQFWKLELPFAMPALFSGLKIAATYSVMGAVITEWLGAKQGIGVYMTLAQSAFRTDRVFVAITLIVILSLCIFGIIRLIEERVVHNYKKEGPQHANHSSTS, encoded by the coding sequence ATGGACTTTTTGAAAAAATATAGTGTTACAGTAGGCTTTTTAATTAGCTTACTACTCATCGTAGAAATTGCAGTGCGATTACTTGATTTACCAACATGGCTTTTCCCAGCACCATCCATCGTAATAATAGAGCTCTTCCAAACGTCGGGTGAACTGTTACCACATGTTATGGCAACGGTTAAGCTAACATTTATCGGATTAATTGCTGGTAGTGTACTCGGTTTTATTGTGGGGATTTTATTACATCTACTGCCGATTGTCCATAAGATTGGCTATCCATTAATCCTTATTTCACAAAATATCCCGACGCTTGTACTTGCGCCGCTATTAATCATTTGGTTTGGTTTTGGATTGATGCCAAAAGTCGTCATTATTGGGTTAGTCTGTTTCTTCCCAATTGCCATTGCTCTGTTGGATGGGTTACGTCAAACGACACCCGAACTACGACAATATTTCCAAATGGCTGGTGCGACAAAATGGCAGCAATTTTGGAAGCTTGAGCTGCCGTTCGCGATGCCTGCATTATTTTCAGGGTTAAAAATTGCCGCTACTTATAGTGTGATGGGTGCAGTCATTACGGAATGGCTAGGCGCGAAACAGGGAATTGGGGTGTACATGACACTTGCACAATCGGCCTTTCGCACGGATCGCGTGTTTGTTGCGATTACCCTTATTGTCATTTTAAGTTTATGCATTTTCGGAATTATTCGCCTTATTGAAGAACGCGTTGTACATAACTATAAAAAGGAGGGACCGCAACATGCTAACCATTCAAGCACTTCATAA
- a CDS encoding thiamine-binding protein, whose protein sequence is MANSLVSIQIIPKTERYEDVIPYVDAAIAMIDASGIVYRVGPLETTMEGELTQLLQLIEKMNEKMVEMGAISVISQVKIFYNPQGAAIETLTGKYD, encoded by the coding sequence ATGGCGAACAGTTTAGTAAGTATTCAAATTATCCCGAAAACAGAGCGTTATGAGGATGTCATTCCATATGTCGATGCAGCAATTGCGATGATTGATGCATCAGGCATTGTTTACAGAGTAGGTCCACTGGAAACTACAATGGAAGGTGAGCTAACGCAACTTCTACAACTAATCGAAAAGATGAATGAAAAAATGGTGGAAATGGGTGCAATCAGCGTCATTTCTCAAGTGAAAATATTTTATAACCCACAAGGCGCAGCGATTGAAACATTAACAGGGAAATACGATTAA
- a CDS encoding ABC transporter substrate-binding protein: MWKWLSIIGMTLLLVGCQQNAKTGDSDLTKVQVVLDWTPNTNHTGLYVAQEKGYFEEAGLDVEIIQPGDAGADQLVATGKAQFGISAQESVTQARLQGVPLVSIAAIIQHNTSGFASLKETGIETPKDFEGKTYGGWGSPIEQAIIKTVMEMADGDVNKVDIINAGNADFFNMMKQNIDFAWMYYGWTGIEAELRGQAIDMLYLTDYAKELDYYTPVIIANEKYIAKEDETVRAFMQAVTKGYELAINEPEEAASMLLKAVPELDEDLVVNSAIWLADQYQADAKQWGIQSLEVWENYANWMFENQLIEKELDAEKAFTNQFLSEE; encoded by the coding sequence ATGTGGAAATGGTTAAGTATTATTGGCATGACATTGCTTTTAGTCGGCTGTCAGCAAAATGCGAAAACGGGAGATTCAGATTTAACGAAAGTTCAAGTAGTGCTTGATTGGACACCAAATACGAATCATACGGGCTTATACGTCGCGCAGGAAAAAGGCTATTTTGAGGAAGCAGGGCTAGATGTTGAAATTATTCAACCAGGTGATGCTGGTGCAGATCAGCTTGTTGCAACAGGCAAAGCACAGTTTGGCATTAGTGCACAAGAATCTGTTACACAGGCACGTTTACAAGGTGTCCCACTCGTTTCCATTGCAGCGATTATTCAGCACAATACATCAGGCTTTGCATCACTAAAGGAAACAGGCATTGAAACGCCAAAAGATTTTGAAGGAAAAACATACGGTGGATGGGGTTCACCAATTGAACAGGCCATTATTAAAACGGTTATGGAAATGGCAGATGGAGATGTCAATAAAGTAGACATTATTAATGCAGGTAATGCAGACTTTTTCAATATGATGAAACAAAACATTGATTTTGCATGGATGTACTACGGCTGGACAGGCATTGAAGCCGAGTTACGTGGGCAAGCTATTGATATGCTTTATTTAACGGATTATGCGAAAGAATTGGATTATTATACACCGGTCATTATTGCGAATGAAAAATACATTGCCAAGGAAGACGAAACGGTTCGCGCCTTTATGCAAGCGGTAACTAAAGGCTATGAACTAGCGATTAACGAACCGGAAGAAGCGGCAAGTATGCTATTAAAAGCAGTGCCAGAATTAGATGAAGATTTAGTTGTGAACAGTGCAATTTGGTTAGCAGATCAATACCAAGCAGATGCAAAACAGTGGGGCATTCAATCATTGGAAGTTTGGGAAAACTACGCGAATTGGATGTTCGAAAATCAATTAATTGAAAAAGAACTTGATGCTGAAAAAGCATTTACAAATCAATTTTTATCGGAGGAATAA